The following are encoded together in the Synchiropus splendidus isolate RoL2022-P1 chromosome 7, RoL_Sspl_1.0, whole genome shotgun sequence genome:
- the plat gene encoding tissue-type plasminogen activator isoform X2, which translates to MTKVFCLFVLLPALYCTLVNSMGLLRSKRGTRFYRELCVDSETSAVRRFGDTWLRWRGQRVEYCRCATRGRELCHFVPVTNCYISHCYNGGMCKEALYTSDYICQCPQGFSGAQCEINTKESCVAGQGNGYRGTWSISQSGAECINWNATTLRGKRFTARKVDASSLGLGNHNFCRNPDNDNMPWCYIYKGTQVTWEYCSLPKCPEDQYNECIQGSGQTYRGTTAVTKSGTSCLPWDFPSLRRKLNNAWRSDALDLGLGSHNFCRNPDGDVAPWCHIYRNMQLTWELCDITKCSRRPLITTIGPRAPTTNNNNQAACGQRLDNSVSRPSFRMFGGRVSDITEQPWQAAINVYQARLRNHFHRCGGVLIDSCWVLSAAHCFEDVNKAEKLEVVLGRTFRKQNSSSEQIFKVEKYWIHEKFDNETYDNDIALLKLKTDIGICAINSPEVLPACLPERNLELPDWTECEISGYGKDSEFSAEFSERVKRGYVRLWPRDRCVPEVLSGRTVTSNMLCAGDTRGLDDACKGDSGGPLVCKNNNRMTLMGVISWGDGCGQRDKPGVYARVTRYIDWINDKINSSPV; encoded by the exons ATGACCAAGGTTTTCTGCCTGTTTGTGCTGCTGCCTGCTCTCTACTGCACCCTAGTCAACTCT atggggCTACTCCGCTCTAAGAGAGGGACTCGTTTTTACAGAG aGCTGTGTGTGGATAGTGAGACCTCAGCAGTGCGCCGTTTTGGCGACACTTGGCTGCGATGGAGGGGACAGCGAGTGGAGTATTGCCGTTGTGCGACGAGAGGACGAGAGCTTTGTCATTTTGTCCCTGTGACCA ACTGTTACATATCCCATTGCTATAATGGAGGGATGTGCAAAGAGGCGCTCTACACTTCTGACTACATTTGTCAGTGTCCTCAAGGCTTCAGCGGCGCTCAGTGTGAGATAA ACACCAAGGAGAGCTGTGTGGCGGGTCAGGGAAATGGTTATCGTGGCACATGGAGTATCAGTCAATCTGGCGCTGAGTGCATCAACTGGAACGCCACAACTTTAAGAGGAAAAAGGTTCACAGCCAGGAAAGTGGATGCCAGCAGTCTCGGACTCGGGAATCACAACTTTTGCAG GAATCCGGACAACGACAACATGCCCTGGTGTTACATCTACAAAGGAACTCAGGTCACATGGGAGTATTGTTCGCTTCCCAAGTGTCCAGAAG ATCAGTACAACGAATGTATACAGGGCTCTGGTCAGACGTACAGAGGAACTACTGCTGTCACCAAAAGTGGAACAAGCTGTTTGCCGTGGGACTTTCCGTCTTTGAGGCGCAAACTCAACAACGCATGGAGATCTGACGCACTGGATCTGGGACTGGGCAGTCACAACTTCTGTCG GAATCCTGATGGGGACGTGGCTCCTTGGTGTCACATTTACAGAAATATGCAGCTGACCTGGGAACTGTGCGATATAACCAAGTGCT CGAGACGTCCACTGATTACCACCATTGGTCCTCGTGCTCCAACaactaacaacaacaatcaaG CCGCATGCGGCCAGCGTTTGGACAACTCAGTCAGTCGACCATCTTTCCGTATGTTTGGCGGCAGAGTTAGTGACATCACAGAGCAGCCGTGGCAGGCTGCAATCAACGTATACCAAGCACGACTGCGAAACCACTTCCATCGCTGTGGTGGCGTCCTCATCGACTCTTGCTGGGTGTTGTCTGCTGCTCACTGCTTTGAGGACGT CAACAAAGCAGAGAAGTTGGAGGTGGTTCTGGGCAGAACGTTTCGGAAACAGAATTCCAGTAGCGAGCAGATTTTCAAAGTGGAGAAGTACTGGATCCACGAAAAGTTTGACAACGAAACATACGACAATGATATTG CTCTGCTGAAGCTAAAGACGGACATCGGTatatgtgccattaattctcctGAGGTTCTCCCGGCGTGTTTGCCTGAACGCAACTTGGAGCTGCCTGATTGGACTGAGTGTGAAATCTCTGGCTATGGGAAAGACTCAGAGT TCTCTGCAGAGTTCTCTGAGCGTGTGAAGAGAGGCTACGTGCGCCTGTGGCCCAGAGATCGTTGCGTCCCTGAGGTTCTGTCAGGACGGACAGTCACCTCCAACATGCTGTGTGCCGGTGACACCCGAGGGCTGGATGATGCTTGCAAG GGCGACTCCGGTGGTCCGCTCGtgtgcaaaaacaacaacaggatgACCTTGATGGGTGTTATCAGCTGGGGGGACGGATGCGGGCAGAGAGACAAACCTGGCGTCTACGCCCGAGTGACTCGCTACATCGACTGGATCAACGACAAAATCAACTCCAGTCCTGTTTAA
- the plat gene encoding tissue-type plasminogen activator isoform X3, translated as MTKVFCLFVLLPALYCTLVNSMGLLRSKRGTRFYRDCYISHCYNGGMCKEALYTSDYICQCPQGFSGAQCEINTKESCVAGQGNGYRGTWSISQSGAECINWNATTLRGKRFTARKVDASSLGLGNHNFCRNPDNDNMPWCYIYKGTQVTWEYCSLPKCPEDQYNECIQGSGQTYRGTTAVTKSGTSCLPWDFPSLRRKLNNAWRSDALDLGLGSHNFCRNPDGDVAPWCHIYRNMQLTWELCDITKCSRRPLITTIGPRAPTTNNNNQAACGQRLDNSVSRPSFRMFGGRVSDITEQPWQAAINVYQARLRNHFHRCGGVLIDSCWVLSAAHCFEDVNKAEKLEVVLGRTFRKQNSSSEQIFKVEKYWIHEKFDNETYDNDIALLKLKTDIGICAINSPEVLPACLPERNLELPDWTECEISGYGKDSEFSAEFSERVKRGYVRLWPRDRCVPEVLSGRTVTSNMLCAGDTRGLDDACKGDSGGPLVCKNNNRMTLMGVISWGDGCGQRDKPGVYARVTRYIDWINDKINSSPV; from the exons ATGACCAAGGTTTTCTGCCTGTTTGTGCTGCTGCCTGCTCTCTACTGCACCCTAGTCAACTCT atggggCTACTCCGCTCTAAGAGAGGGACTCGTTTTTACAGAG ACTGTTACATATCCCATTGCTATAATGGAGGGATGTGCAAAGAGGCGCTCTACACTTCTGACTACATTTGTCAGTGTCCTCAAGGCTTCAGCGGCGCTCAGTGTGAGATAA ACACCAAGGAGAGCTGTGTGGCGGGTCAGGGAAATGGTTATCGTGGCACATGGAGTATCAGTCAATCTGGCGCTGAGTGCATCAACTGGAACGCCACAACTTTAAGAGGAAAAAGGTTCACAGCCAGGAAAGTGGATGCCAGCAGTCTCGGACTCGGGAATCACAACTTTTGCAG GAATCCGGACAACGACAACATGCCCTGGTGTTACATCTACAAAGGAACTCAGGTCACATGGGAGTATTGTTCGCTTCCCAAGTGTCCAGAAG ATCAGTACAACGAATGTATACAGGGCTCTGGTCAGACGTACAGAGGAACTACTGCTGTCACCAAAAGTGGAACAAGCTGTTTGCCGTGGGACTTTCCGTCTTTGAGGCGCAAACTCAACAACGCATGGAGATCTGACGCACTGGATCTGGGACTGGGCAGTCACAACTTCTGTCG GAATCCTGATGGGGACGTGGCTCCTTGGTGTCACATTTACAGAAATATGCAGCTGACCTGGGAACTGTGCGATATAACCAAGTGCT CGAGACGTCCACTGATTACCACCATTGGTCCTCGTGCTCCAACaactaacaacaacaatcaaG CCGCATGCGGCCAGCGTTTGGACAACTCAGTCAGTCGACCATCTTTCCGTATGTTTGGCGGCAGAGTTAGTGACATCACAGAGCAGCCGTGGCAGGCTGCAATCAACGTATACCAAGCACGACTGCGAAACCACTTCCATCGCTGTGGTGGCGTCCTCATCGACTCTTGCTGGGTGTTGTCTGCTGCTCACTGCTTTGAGGACGT CAACAAAGCAGAGAAGTTGGAGGTGGTTCTGGGCAGAACGTTTCGGAAACAGAATTCCAGTAGCGAGCAGATTTTCAAAGTGGAGAAGTACTGGATCCACGAAAAGTTTGACAACGAAACATACGACAATGATATTG CTCTGCTGAAGCTAAAGACGGACATCGGTatatgtgccattaattctcctGAGGTTCTCCCGGCGTGTTTGCCTGAACGCAACTTGGAGCTGCCTGATTGGACTGAGTGTGAAATCTCTGGCTATGGGAAAGACTCAGAGT TCTCTGCAGAGTTCTCTGAGCGTGTGAAGAGAGGCTACGTGCGCCTGTGGCCCAGAGATCGTTGCGTCCCTGAGGTTCTGTCAGGACGGACAGTCACCTCCAACATGCTGTGTGCCGGTGACACCCGAGGGCTGGATGATGCTTGCAAG GGCGACTCCGGTGGTCCGCTCGtgtgcaaaaacaacaacaggatgACCTTGATGGGTGTTATCAGCTGGGGGGACGGATGCGGGCAGAGAGACAAACCTGGCGTCTACGCCCGAGTGACTCGCTACATCGACTGGATCAACGACAAAATCAACTCCAGTCCTGTTTAA
- the plat gene encoding tissue-type plasminogen activator isoform X1, whose product MTKVFCLFVLLPALYCTLVNSMGLLRSKRGTRFYRGEPNRQPSRRTLVIIHVQKSSPPPLDTSQLCVDSETSAVRRFGDTWLRWRGQRVEYCRCATRGRELCHFVPVTNCYISHCYNGGMCKEALYTSDYICQCPQGFSGAQCEINTKESCVAGQGNGYRGTWSISQSGAECINWNATTLRGKRFTARKVDASSLGLGNHNFCRNPDNDNMPWCYIYKGTQVTWEYCSLPKCPEDQYNECIQGSGQTYRGTTAVTKSGTSCLPWDFPSLRRKLNNAWRSDALDLGLGSHNFCRNPDGDVAPWCHIYRNMQLTWELCDITKCSRRPLITTIGPRAPTTNNNNQAACGQRLDNSVSRPSFRMFGGRVSDITEQPWQAAINVYQARLRNHFHRCGGVLIDSCWVLSAAHCFEDVNKAEKLEVVLGRTFRKQNSSSEQIFKVEKYWIHEKFDNETYDNDIALLKLKTDIGICAINSPEVLPACLPERNLELPDWTECEISGYGKDSEFSAEFSERVKRGYVRLWPRDRCVPEVLSGRTVTSNMLCAGDTRGLDDACKGDSGGPLVCKNNNRMTLMGVISWGDGCGQRDKPGVYARVTRYIDWINDKINSSPV is encoded by the exons ATGACCAAGGTTTTCTGCCTGTTTGTGCTGCTGCCTGCTCTCTACTGCACCCTAGTCAACTCT atggggCTACTCCGCTCTAAGAGAGGGACTCGTTTTTACAGAGGTGAGCCTAACCGGCAGCCATCAAGACGGACACTTGTGATTATTCATGTCCAGAAGTCATCACCTCCTCCCCTTGACACGTCTC aGCTGTGTGTGGATAGTGAGACCTCAGCAGTGCGCCGTTTTGGCGACACTTGGCTGCGATGGAGGGGACAGCGAGTGGAGTATTGCCGTTGTGCGACGAGAGGACGAGAGCTTTGTCATTTTGTCCCTGTGACCA ACTGTTACATATCCCATTGCTATAATGGAGGGATGTGCAAAGAGGCGCTCTACACTTCTGACTACATTTGTCAGTGTCCTCAAGGCTTCAGCGGCGCTCAGTGTGAGATAA ACACCAAGGAGAGCTGTGTGGCGGGTCAGGGAAATGGTTATCGTGGCACATGGAGTATCAGTCAATCTGGCGCTGAGTGCATCAACTGGAACGCCACAACTTTAAGAGGAAAAAGGTTCACAGCCAGGAAAGTGGATGCCAGCAGTCTCGGACTCGGGAATCACAACTTTTGCAG GAATCCGGACAACGACAACATGCCCTGGTGTTACATCTACAAAGGAACTCAGGTCACATGGGAGTATTGTTCGCTTCCCAAGTGTCCAGAAG ATCAGTACAACGAATGTATACAGGGCTCTGGTCAGACGTACAGAGGAACTACTGCTGTCACCAAAAGTGGAACAAGCTGTTTGCCGTGGGACTTTCCGTCTTTGAGGCGCAAACTCAACAACGCATGGAGATCTGACGCACTGGATCTGGGACTGGGCAGTCACAACTTCTGTCG GAATCCTGATGGGGACGTGGCTCCTTGGTGTCACATTTACAGAAATATGCAGCTGACCTGGGAACTGTGCGATATAACCAAGTGCT CGAGACGTCCACTGATTACCACCATTGGTCCTCGTGCTCCAACaactaacaacaacaatcaaG CCGCATGCGGCCAGCGTTTGGACAACTCAGTCAGTCGACCATCTTTCCGTATGTTTGGCGGCAGAGTTAGTGACATCACAGAGCAGCCGTGGCAGGCTGCAATCAACGTATACCAAGCACGACTGCGAAACCACTTCCATCGCTGTGGTGGCGTCCTCATCGACTCTTGCTGGGTGTTGTCTGCTGCTCACTGCTTTGAGGACGT CAACAAAGCAGAGAAGTTGGAGGTGGTTCTGGGCAGAACGTTTCGGAAACAGAATTCCAGTAGCGAGCAGATTTTCAAAGTGGAGAAGTACTGGATCCACGAAAAGTTTGACAACGAAACATACGACAATGATATTG CTCTGCTGAAGCTAAAGACGGACATCGGTatatgtgccattaattctcctGAGGTTCTCCCGGCGTGTTTGCCTGAACGCAACTTGGAGCTGCCTGATTGGACTGAGTGTGAAATCTCTGGCTATGGGAAAGACTCAGAGT TCTCTGCAGAGTTCTCTGAGCGTGTGAAGAGAGGCTACGTGCGCCTGTGGCCCAGAGATCGTTGCGTCCCTGAGGTTCTGTCAGGACGGACAGTCACCTCCAACATGCTGTGTGCCGGTGACACCCGAGGGCTGGATGATGCTTGCAAG GGCGACTCCGGTGGTCCGCTCGtgtgcaaaaacaacaacaggatgACCTTGATGGGTGTTATCAGCTGGGGGGACGGATGCGGGCAGAGAGACAAACCTGGCGTCTACGCCCGAGTGACTCGCTACATCGACTGGATCAACGACAAAATCAACTCCAGTCCTGTTTAA